From the genome of Gracilibacillus salitolerans, one region includes:
- a CDS encoding metal-dependent hydrolase: protein MTGKTHIMGGIAATTVMATFTDYDPAWFIFAGAIGGLIPDICHGGSKIGRKFPLLSKLINTLFGHRTFTHSLLFLLLVGFLLSLITSNRSLIIGVVIGMISHFLLDSMTKQGIKLLYPVNITVRFPFTTKTGGAVENLLLLGLTLLTIYFGKDIAIMDSLFFVQ from the coding sequence ATGACAGGAAAAACACATATAATGGGTGGGATCGCAGCAACTACTGTGATGGCCACTTTTACAGATTATGATCCTGCTTGGTTTATATTTGCAGGAGCTATAGGGGGATTAATACCAGACATATGTCATGGGGGAAGTAAAATTGGCCGAAAATTTCCACTCCTGTCTAAATTGATTAATACGTTATTTGGTCATCGTACATTTACTCATAGTCTATTATTTTTACTGTTAGTTGGATTTTTATTATCGCTAATTACTAGTAATAGATCATTGATTATAGGTGTCGTTATTGGAATGATCAGCCACTTCCTATTAGATTCTATGACGAAACAAGGAATAAAATTACTTTATCCAGTGAACATTACCGTAAGATTTCCATTCACAACAAAAACCGGTGGTGCAGTTGAAAATCTTTTGTTATTAGGGCTGACTTTGCTGACTATTTACTTTGGAAAAGACATCGCCATTATGGATTCTTTATTTTTCGTGCAATAG
- a CDS encoding MurR/RpiR family transcriptional regulator: MFTHEMIASFNELELSLYNYISNNSEKVAYMRIRELAEETHVSTATILRFCRKINCDGFSEFKVKLKMHLEENKRTVIKSPQHSITEFFERTLTGDLEENMNDAAKLIVAAESVIFTGIGSSGILAEYGARYFSSMGKFSVYIKDPHYPIHAKFRYNSVTIVLSVSGENPFTVTHVNQLKQEGSKIISITNNKLSTIAKIADINLAYYVTEERFQDSNVTTQVPVVYILESIARKIKNP; the protein is encoded by the coding sequence ATGTTTACCCATGAAATGATTGCTTCCTTTAATGAATTAGAGTTGTCGCTGTATAACTATATATCGAATAATAGTGAAAAAGTAGCTTACATGAGAATTCGTGAATTAGCGGAGGAAACACATGTATCGACAGCTACGATTTTACGCTTCTGTCGTAAAATTAATTGTGATGGCTTTTCGGAATTTAAGGTGAAATTAAAAATGCACTTAGAAGAAAACAAACGGACGGTTATCAAAAGCCCTCAGCATTCCATCACAGAATTCTTCGAACGTACACTAACCGGAGATCTAGAAGAAAATATGAATGATGCAGCCAAATTAATAGTAGCAGCAGAAAGTGTGATTTTCACTGGAATCGGAAGCTCCGGTATTCTAGCTGAATATGGAGCAAGATATTTTTCCAGTATGGGGAAGTTTTCAGTCTATATCAAAGATCCTCATTATCCGATTCACGCTAAATTTCGCTATAACAGTGTAACGATTGTACTCTCGGTTTCAGGAGAGAATCCTTTTACTGTAACACACGTAAACCAATTGAAACAGGAGGGCAGTAAGATTATTAGCATTACGAATAATAAACTTTCAACGATAGCCAAAATAGCAGATATTAACCTTGCCTATTATGTTACGGAAGAAAGATTTCAAGATTCCAATGTAACGACGCAAGTACCGGTTGTTTATATTTTGGAATCTATTGCACGAAAAATAAAGAATCCATAA